From a region of the Burkholderiaceae bacterium DAT-1 genome:
- a CDS encoding iron ABC transporter permease, with product MSQQSVRVRSWLRSNPLHALVLALLGLTLLSLQAGAVPIGLSDWLAPFRQQDDATLTGGAWVLWHLRMPRLLLGICVGAMLGACGALTQGLFRNPLADPGLLGVQSGAACAVALILVGLGSLGLALPDSARFWTIPAAAFTGGLAVCVSLDRLARWLTAGSIAGLLLTGVALNAIAGSVIGLCTYLATDEQLRSLTFWTLGSLAGANWHITLLGIGLLLAAMFLMRELAGHLNVLALGEQVAAHVGVDVRMIRQRTVLIVALLGGFSVASCGMIGFIGLIAPHIVRTLYGADQRVVVPLSMLLGACLLLTADTLARVVAVPAEVPVGIFTSLMGAPFFLLLLQQMRKAGWA from the coding sequence ATGTCACAACAATCCGTGCGTGTCCGGAGCTGGTTACGTAGCAACCCTCTGCATGCGCTTGTGCTTGCCTTGCTTGGACTGACCTTGCTTTCATTGCAAGCCGGGGCTGTACCGATCGGGCTTTCAGACTGGCTTGCGCCTTTTCGCCAGCAAGACGATGCGACGCTGACTGGCGGCGCCTGGGTGCTCTGGCACCTGCGCATGCCCCGCCTGCTGCTGGGCATATGCGTGGGCGCGATGCTGGGTGCATGCGGCGCGCTGACTCAGGGACTGTTTCGCAATCCGCTCGCTGATCCCGGCTTATTGGGCGTGCAAAGCGGTGCCGCCTGTGCCGTGGCACTGATTCTGGTGGGCTTGGGCAGCCTGGGGCTGGCTCTGCCTGACTCTGCCCGATTCTGGACCATCCCCGCAGCTGCATTTACGGGTGGACTAGCGGTATGCGTGTCGCTGGATCGCCTGGCGCGCTGGCTGACGGCGGGTTCGATTGCAGGGTTGCTGCTCACTGGTGTTGCACTGAATGCCATTGCTGGGTCGGTCATTGGCCTGTGCACGTATCTGGCCACTGATGAACAGCTTCGCAGCCTCACCTTCTGGACGTTAGGATCACTGGCGGGTGCAAACTGGCACATCACCCTGCTCGGCATCGGACTCTTGCTTGCAGCGATGTTTCTCATGCGCGAACTGGCCGGGCATTTAAATGTGCTGGCACTGGGCGAACAGGTTGCTGCGCATGTAGGGGTAGATGTGCGCATGATCAGGCAACGTACTGTGCTCATTGTGGCGCTTCTGGGCGGATTTTCGGTGGCGAGCTGCGGCATGATCGGATTTATTGGCCTGATTGCGCCCCATATTGTGCGTACCTTGTATGGCGCGGATCAGCGCGTGGTGGTGCCTTTGTCCATGTTGCTTGGTGCATGCCTGCTGTTGACTGCAGACACACTCGCGCGCG